From Haloglomus litoreum, the proteins below share one genomic window:
- a CDS encoding AAA family ATPase → MTDPASVAASVREEVSKVLIGNEDTVDRLTIALLTRGHVLLEGVPGVAKTTMANLMARATGLDYNRIQMTPDVLPADVTGTNVYRENIGDFQVQKGPVFANVVVADEINRATPKTQSALLEAMQERTVTIEGNTHSLPDPFFVVATQNPIEFEGTFELPEAQRDRFQFKLTVDLPDRETESTILDRFDSDPGLGPDDVEQVVDPEGLQEARDTVTDIHVARPVKEYILDLVAATRDSPDTAHGASPRATLAFLNAGKAQAAIEGREYVIPDDVKALAEPILAHRLVLSTDAELSDVTAREVVQDVVGSVAPPSAEGMLEEADEAEEAVGDGGTPPGEN, encoded by the coding sequence ATGACTGACCCCGCGTCGGTGGCCGCGTCGGTCCGCGAGGAAGTGAGCAAGGTGCTCATCGGCAACGAGGACACCGTCGACCGGCTGACCATCGCGTTGCTGACGCGCGGTCACGTCCTGCTCGAAGGCGTCCCCGGCGTCGCGAAGACGACGATGGCGAACCTCATGGCCCGGGCGACCGGCCTCGACTACAACCGCATCCAGATGACGCCGGACGTGCTGCCCGCCGACGTGACGGGCACGAACGTCTACCGCGAGAACATCGGCGACTTCCAGGTCCAGAAGGGACCCGTCTTCGCGAACGTGGTGGTGGCCGACGAGATCAACCGTGCCACGCCGAAGACACAGTCCGCGCTGTTGGAGGCGATGCAGGAGCGTACCGTCACCATCGAAGGCAACACTCACTCGCTCCCCGACCCTTTTTTCGTCGTTGCAACACAGAATCCAATAGAGTTCGAGGGGACCTTCGAGTTACCAGAGGCGCAACGTGATCGCTTCCAGTTCAAGCTGACCGTCGACTTGCCCGACCGCGAGACGGAGTCGACGATTCTCGACCGATTCGACAGCGACCCTGGGCTCGGCCCGGACGATGTCGAGCAGGTCGTCGACCCCGAGGGGCTACAGGAGGCTCGCGACACCGTGACCGATATCCACGTCGCCCGGCCGGTCAAGGAGTACATTCTCGACCTCGTTGCAGCGACGCGTGACAGCCCGGACACCGCCCACGGCGCCTCACCGCGGGCCACGCTGGCCTTCCTCAACGCCGGCAAGGCGCAGGCCGCCATCGAGGGTCGCGAGTACGTCATCCCCGACGACGTGAAGGCGCTGGCCGAGCCCATCCTCGCGCATCGGCTCGTCCTGAGTACGGACGCCGAGTTGAGCGACGTGACCGCTCGCGAGGTGGTGCAGGACGTGGTCGGGTCGGTGGCGCCGCCGAGTGCAGAGGGGATGCTGGAGGAAGCTGATGAGGCTGAGGAGGCGGTCGGGGACGGTGGGACGCCCCCCGGGGAGAACTGA
- a CDS encoding ATP-binding protein → MTFYDREDELAALESAFVSGGHDLFVVYGRRRVGKTELLKQFCADRPHVYFLAAQEAETRQREKFVEQIASHFDDRVPRIDGWDEALGYLSEKLSEEPTVVVIDEFPYLVAENDSLPSYLQSFVDEELADTESMVVLCGSGVSTMESEVLGHESPLYGRRTGQIDLGPFSFSQALEAISYEFPEAIRSYAVSGGTPMYLLRFDFGLSLAENIRSKILSPTAVLHSEPEFLLRTELRNPARYMSILEAVATGHTTPNKIAGATGIDSGPLSKYLQTLRRLRLIDRKVPVTASKQKSKRSRYRVADQFLRFWFRYVEPNRSSIEEAPDVVFEGTIEPSLPDHVSDTFETVCREAVWEAVRRGTVAPYSEVGPWWYGEEEIDIVGLAPDDDRILLAECKWTSEPVGRGLVDDLRSKAAEVQWGPASRTEQFALFSKSGFVDGLEGDLDDTWMLFDLEDLEALLS, encoded by the coding sequence ATGACCTTCTACGACCGCGAGGACGAACTCGCGGCGCTGGAGTCCGCGTTCGTGTCGGGCGGGCACGACCTGTTCGTGGTCTATGGGCGCCGCCGCGTCGGCAAAACGGAGTTGCTCAAGCAGTTCTGCGCGGACCGGCCGCACGTGTACTTCCTCGCGGCCCAGGAGGCAGAGACGCGACAGCGAGAGAAGTTCGTCGAGCAGATCGCATCGCACTTCGACGACCGCGTGCCTCGCATCGACGGCTGGGACGAGGCGCTGGGCTACTTGAGCGAGAAGCTCTCCGAGGAGCCCACCGTCGTCGTCATCGACGAGTTCCCGTACCTCGTCGCGGAGAACGACTCGCTCCCGTCGTACCTCCAGTCGTTCGTCGACGAGGAACTGGCAGACACCGAGTCGATGGTCGTCCTGTGTGGATCGGGCGTGAGTACGATGGAGTCCGAGGTGCTCGGCCACGAGAGTCCGCTCTACGGTCGTCGAACCGGGCAGATCGACCTCGGGCCGTTCTCCTTTAGCCAGGCCCTCGAAGCGATTTCGTACGAATTTCCGGAGGCGATTCGATCGTATGCAGTCAGCGGTGGAACCCCGATGTATCTCCTGCGCTTCGATTTCGGGCTCTCGCTTGCCGAGAACATCCGGTCGAAGATACTCTCCCCGACAGCGGTGCTTCACTCGGAGCCGGAGTTCCTGTTGCGGACGGAGTTACGGAACCCTGCTCGGTACATGAGCATCCTCGAAGCCGTGGCCACGGGTCATACCACACCCAACAAGATCGCGGGAGCCACGGGTATCGATTCGGGCCCGCTCTCGAAGTACCTGCAGACGCTCCGACGGCTTCGGCTCATCGACCGCAAGGTTCCGGTGACCGCCTCGAAGCAGAAGTCGAAGCGGTCGCGATACCGCGTGGCCGACCAGTTCCTCCGGTTCTGGTTCCGATACGTGGAGCCCAACCGGTCGAGCATCGAGGAGGCTCCGGATGTCGTCTTCGAGGGGACAATCGAGCCGAGTCTCCCGGACCACGTCTCGGATACGTTCGAGACCGTCTGTCGAGAGGCCGTCTGGGAGGCCGTCCGTCGTGGGACCGTCGCCCCCTACTCGGAGGTCGGCCCCTGGTGGTACGGCGAGGAGGAGATCGACATCGTCGGACTTGCCCCGGACGACGACCGAATCCTCCTCGCGGAGTGCAAGTGGACGAGTGAGCCGGTCGGGAGAGGACTGGTCGATGATCTCCGGTCAAAAGCCGCGGAGGTCCAGTGGGGGCCCGCCTCTCGCACGGAACAGTTCGCGCTGTTCTCGAAGAGTGGGTTCGTCGATGGGCTAGAGGGCGATCTTGACGACACCTGGATGCTGTTCGACCTCGAGGACCTAGAGGCGCTTCTGTCTTGA
- a CDS encoding DUF433 domain-containing protein — MATQQYRIVSAEDSDIHGEPHIEGSRITVRDVHVRVEQRGLAPERVAERYDLDIVDINEALAYYHRNPEEMRRVEERHERAAAEAKDRSTFTD; from the coding sequence ATGGCGACCCAGCAGTACCGAATCGTCTCCGCCGAAGATTCGGATATCCACGGCGAGCCCCACATCGAGGGGAGTCGTATCACCGTCCGAGATGTCCACGTACGTGTCGAACAGCGCGGGCTCGCCCCCGAACGGGTTGCGGAGCGGTACGATCTGGATATCGTTGATATCAACGAGGCACTCGCCTACTATCACCGGAACCCCGAGGAGATGCGGCGTGTCGAGGAGCGCCACGAGCGAGCTGCTGCCGAAGCAAAAGATCGGTCCACCTTCACCGATTAG
- a CDS encoding winged helix-turn-helix domain-containing protein, whose amino-acid sequence MGAEVNDHDREGNTVAKAGEDWKESTTALERVQQVVEQTRTPKTAGEIADEALVSEPTARKHLRSLVEVGTAATTEDQNATRYARNEDTMLYQRIRELSAEHSRDELIASIREMKERIGALETEYDAASPEELASSLGGDAPPGAWEAVSEWQTTERNLHIAQAAINYGRARDLGAASQ is encoded by the coding sequence ATGGGCGCAGAGGTCAACGACCACGATAGAGAGGGAAATACCGTTGCTAAAGCCGGCGAGGACTGGAAAGAGTCGACGACGGCGCTGGAGCGAGTCCAGCAGGTGGTCGAGCAGACGCGGACGCCGAAGACAGCCGGTGAGATTGCCGACGAGGCACTCGTGAGTGAGCCGACAGCCCGGAAGCACCTCCGGTCGCTGGTCGAGGTTGGAACGGCGGCCACGACCGAGGATCAGAACGCAACGCGGTATGCTCGGAACGAGGATACCATGCTCTACCAACGGATTCGCGAACTGTCGGCAGAACACAGCCGCGATGAGCTGATTGCGAGCATCCGAGAGATGAAAGAGCGGATCGGGGCCCTCGAAACCGAATACGACGCTGCGTCTCCGGAGGAACTCGCCAGCTCTCTTGGTGGGGACGCGCCGCCAGGGGCGTGGGAGGCCGTCTCCGAGTGGCAGACCACGGAGCGGAATCTCCACATCGCCCAGGCTGCTATCAACTACGGACGAGCACGCGACCTGGGCGCGGCCAGCCAGTAG